The nucleotide window TTCCCACGGTCAAAGAAGCCAAAGTATCTATAGCCGAAATTTGAACATTGTGTCGTGTCACCAATGCCTTTCTGTCAATTTTTTGCTGAGCCGCCAATGCAATAACGCAAAGCAAAAATGGTAATAATAGTATTTTTTTCATGCCAGGATTTTATTTGTTTAATCTTTTAAGGGTTTAAAATTGTTTAAGGTTGTTTAAATTAGTTTTATGCCTTTTGTCCTTTGTTTATTTTGTCATTTTCATTGCCATTGAAATTGCCATTTATATTGATATTGATATTGCCTATTTTATCTAACCAACGTCGCGCTCATTAATCCAATAACCACATCATTGGCAATTGTTTTCAAAGTCACATCTTTCAGTTTTTTGTTATTATCCAAAGGCAAATCCAAAATCGTCGCCGCTCCACCATCTATTCCATAATTGGTGTAGCCTTTTATCGTAATAAAATCTTTAAAAGTCCTTGAAATTTCACCTGTTTTCAAATATACTCTAAGCGGTTTAGGAGCATCAGTGGTAAAGGCTAAACCATTGGTAAAATAATCCTGCTCGATTGGCCACCAATTTTCGGGGTTCTTCAAAAGCAAAACCTCCGAAGTTCCATCGGTATAATTCACCCTGATTTCGCCATTTACAATTCGGCTTTGCATAGGGTTTGTCGTTCCCGCCACCATGAGATATAAATGCGATGCTTTCCCTTTCAGCGGAACACTTACACTTTTCGGAAAATTATCCCACATGGAAGTAAAAACGATATTTTTTTGATTTTCATCAAAAGGCGTTTGAAACACTATTCCTTCGGGTGTTGTAATTTGTCCCGTTGGTTTCGCTTTTTCACGTAATCCTTTGTCATCAACAGAAACCGATAAATTAGGGTAACACCAATTTCCTATTCCTTGTTTTGGAAGTTGCAAAGTGACTGTTTTCGGTCTTGGCGACAAATATTCGGTTTTGAACACATCGGTAACTTTAGCATTAAAAAAAGAAGAAAGCGACACAGTTTCCAAACTTTTTTCTTTGGATAGTGGAATGTCCCAATTGGTAATCGAAATTTTGTAAACCGAATCGGAAGCTGTTCTTAGACAGAAACTATTGGTTCCGGGCATCAAATCCTGAACCGGAATCTGAATGGTTTTTTCTCCTTTTTTATTCAAATGAATCGCTTGCTTTTCTTTTGCGGAAGCGTAAACCAACTTCCCTACCATTTCATCAGAAGTGTTGTTTTTCACGGCCAGTTCCAAATTTTCATTTTTCAGAGCCGTAATTCGGGATTCCATTTTAGGTCTCACCTCAAATTCCACCGGACTCCACCATGACAAATCACCTTGTTTTAACTGCACAAAAAAACATTTATTGGCAGTGCCTTTCGCATTTGCGGTTAGCGTTTTATCCGTTTTCGAAATGGCATCCAAACAGGATTGTGGATCATAAACTTTCAAAATTGAAACTTTATCTGTAGTTATATTCAAAGAATCACCCAAAGCATAAACCTTTGCAGTTTTTATTTTTTCCAAAGCCTTACCATCCCAGGAAATCACAATATCATAACTCTCACTATAAGGAGCCTCAATCGTCAACTGAGGACTTCCAATACTTTCTGCCGAAGCGGTCCAAGTTGCAGTTTTTCCATTTACAGTTACACTTTTTATTTTTTCAAAAGGAATAGCAACGATGAATTTCAAAGCCATTTTTTTTGCAAAATGATTTTCGATATGATAAACATCATTCTTATTTTCTCTTTTGAAAAAATAGGAAACATCAGGAATCTCCAAAGCGGCATTGTCCCATTTTTCAGGGAAACCGGGCTTAATCGTCAAAACTCCTTTCATGGCATCGGGCTGAATCCCAAAAAGTCCTTCGACCAAAGTGCGAGATGCCATCCCAATTGGGTCGGCAAAGTCGCGATAGAGTTCGCCTCGCATTGCATCCTGATAGGTCAATTGCTCAAATCCGCCCGGAGAAGCGCCCAAATACATGCTCTCGATTAATGCGCTTTCCCACATGGTATAAGCCGTTTCCGATTGTCCGCCTTGCCAGAAAGCCAATGACGTATGCAATTGTTCTGCCAATGCCACATTATTTATGGACCAAGTGTACGGTTGCCAGTTGGTGGTGCTAATCATATATAAATCCTTTTTGTCTAATCCATCGACTGAAATCGGTATATGCGGAATCTGTTTGTCGACATATTGCAACATCTGATAACTCTCGAAAGGATTTGACAATTCCGAATCGATAGTGTGGTAAATACTCCAAATTCCGGGAGAATCATGCAATAATTGATTTCCTAGCATGTCTTTGAATTCGGCAAAAATTCCTTTTTTGGGAATCCAAAGTTTTTGATTCACCGCTTTCAAAATTTTATCAGCTTCTTTATAATACGGAAGCGTGTCCTGCTGAATTTTCCCAGCGACTTCACCCACCAATTTATTAGCATAATAATTGTAAGCCGAAGAATGAATCACGCCGCCACCGCTGTATTGCAGGGCATCGCTTGCCCAAATTGAGGCATAGGCATCATAAAGTCCGTCATTATCGGAGTCAAAATTTCTTTTTTCCCAATTGAGATGTCTTCCTATCACCGGCCACATTTCTTTCATAAATTCGGTATCGCCCGTCCATTTAAAGTGACGCAGCATTTGATCAAAAAAAACCAAATTCATGTCGTAATGATGCGCAACTGTATTCTTATTTGGATTCCTGCTAATGTAACCGCTGCTGAACATTGAAGTTCCTAATTCTTCTTTTTGGCGCGCCAAATTTCTTTCGGCATCAAAAACTACAGACCCAGTTAAAGGCTCGGTCACCTGCGAATGGCTGTAACTCGTAAAATGGGTTTTGGCTCTGTCATGCCATCCCAAAGGATCGGCAACATAAGCGCCTCTCCAGGCATTCAGAAACATTCTCCAGGCTACCGCTCCGTGTAGATAAGCGGGATTTTCCCATATACCGTCGGCGGCGAGAGAAAGTGCCGACCCAAGCGTATTGATGTAAGGATCCGGAGTCGAAATTTTAACTCTATTGGCCAAAACCTCCGTATCTTTTATCGATTTTTCAAATAATTGTTCCAAAGTCTTTTGAGAGCCTTCTACTATTGTTTCATCCGTTGTCAAAAGCCAATACAATCCTGTGTTTGAAACGAGATTTAGTTTCCCCGTGATAACCGTTAACGATTCTAGAACAGAATTATAAAGTTCTAATGGTGAATTTTGTTTTTTGGCATTCGCCAAATGCGTTTGTGATTCGGGGAAAAAACCAAATAAACGCTTGTTATTTCCCGTTTTTTCCTTGTTACTTTCAGAACCATAATTCAAACTGAATGATTGTTTTTGTACAACGTACTTATTCCCTATACAATAGTCCGGCTGTAGATAAAAAACCGATTCTGGGTCGGCACCAATATCACCCTCCCTACTGAATTTCTTACCCGTTGCGCCACCATAAGCC belongs to Flavobacterium gilvum and includes:
- a CDS encoding DUF4450 domain-containing protein, with translation MGIKKINIQVFSFIVLLFSIGITGQEKISKQENRKIHYAPDGDAFVLKNGTRKFNRALYGSNTGFRVEAGDLPEFAMYMPGMGGNFKLGLSNGKKSKWVSEASKIETRYVLGTMRYKIEDPILEKGALFIELVALKEKEGLVLKVYGNNLPKNIELIWAYGGATGKKFSREGDIGADPESVFYLQPDYCIGNKYVVQKQSFSLNYGSESNKEKTGNNKRLFGFFPESQTHLANAKKQNSPLELYNSVLESLTVITGKLNLVSNTGLYWLLTTDETIVEGSQKTLEQLFEKSIKDTEVLANRVKISTPDPYINTLGSALSLAADGIWENPAYLHGAVAWRMFLNAWRGAYVADPLGWHDRAKTHFTSYSHSQVTEPLTGSVVFDAERNLARQKEELGTSMFSSGYISRNPNKNTVAHHYDMNLVFFDQMLRHFKWTGDTEFMKEMWPVIGRHLNWEKRNFDSDNDGLYDAYASIWASDALQYSGGGVIHSSAYNYYANKLVGEVAGKIQQDTLPYYKEADKILKAVNQKLWIPKKGIFAEFKDMLGNQLLHDSPGIWSIYHTIDSELSNPFESYQMLQYVDKQIPHIPISVDGLDKKDLYMISTTNWQPYTWSINNVALAEQLHTSLAFWQGGQSETAYTMWESALIESMYLGASPGGFEQLTYQDAMRGELYRDFADPIGMASRTLVEGLFGIQPDAMKGVLTIKPGFPEKWDNAALEIPDVSYFFKRENKNDVYHIENHFAKKMALKFIVAIPFEKIKSVTVNGKTATWTASAESIGSPQLTIEAPYSESYDIVISWDGKALEKIKTAKVYALGDSLNITTDKVSILKVYDPQSCLDAISKTDKTLTANAKGTANKCFFVQLKQGDLSWWSPVEFEVRPKMESRITALKNENLELAVKNNTSDEMVGKLVYASAKEKQAIHLNKKGEKTIQIPVQDLMPGTNSFCLRTASDSVYKISITNWDIPLSKEKSLETVSLSSFFNAKVTDVFKTEYLSPRPKTVTLQLPKQGIGNWCYPNLSVSVDDKGLREKAKPTGQITTPEGIVFQTPFDENQKNIVFTSMWDNFPKSVSVPLKGKASHLYLMVAGTTNPMQSRIVNGEIRVNYTDGTSEVLLLKNPENWWPIEQDYFTNGLAFTTDAPKPLRVYLKTGEISRTFKDFITIKGYTNYGIDGGAATILDLPLDNNKKLKDVTLKTIANDVVIGLMSATLVR